A region from the Clavibacter sp. A6099 genome encodes:
- a CDS encoding TetR family transcriptional regulator, translating to MSRWQPDARERLAAAALELFRERGFAETTVPEITARAGLTTRTFFRHFADKREVLFAEEDELPALVTRIIREAAPDRSPLQVVEDGFPEVVASQFAEGRDTLLARKRIIGADAGLQEREMRKVQAMQEAVRAGFVERGSDPLTAMLVAHATATVFGVSIGRWLSDEGGTTDLAEVLHETLDAFRRVMGAGA from the coding sequence ATGAGCAGATGGCAGCCGGACGCACGCGAGCGCCTGGCCGCCGCCGCGCTCGAGCTGTTCCGCGAGCGGGGCTTCGCGGAGACGACCGTGCCCGAGATCACCGCCCGCGCCGGCCTCACGACCCGCACCTTCTTCCGCCACTTCGCCGACAAGCGCGAGGTGCTCTTCGCGGAGGAGGACGAGCTGCCGGCGCTCGTGACGCGCATCATCCGCGAGGCGGCGCCCGACCGCTCGCCGCTGCAGGTCGTCGAGGACGGCTTCCCCGAGGTCGTCGCGTCGCAGTTCGCGGAGGGGCGCGACACCCTGCTCGCCCGCAAGCGCATCATCGGCGCCGACGCCGGGCTGCAGGAGCGCGAGATGCGCAAGGTCCAGGCGATGCAGGAGGCCGTGCGCGCGGGCTTCGTGGAGCGCGGGTCGGATCCGCTCACCGCCATGCTCGTCGCCCACGCCACCGCGACGGTCTTCGGCGTCTCCATCGGCCGCTGGCTCTCCGACGAGGGCGGCACCACCGACCTCGCCGAGGTGTTGCACGAGACGCTCGACGCGTTCCGCCGGGTGATGGGGGCGGGCGCGTGA
- the arfB gene encoding alternative ribosome rescue aminoacyl-tRNA hydrolase ArfB has protein sequence MDLEVGPALTIPAAELQWRFSRSSGPGGQHVNTSDSRVQLTWDVAGSLVLSDRQRERILDKLGRRLVAGTITVTVSEQRSQLRNRVAAIDGLRQLVADALAPDAAPRRPTRPTKGSQKRRLAAKTQRSATKLQRKRPTGD, from the coding sequence ATGGATCTCGAGGTTGGCCCCGCGCTGACCATCCCCGCCGCCGAGCTGCAGTGGCGGTTCTCGCGGTCGTCCGGGCCCGGCGGTCAGCACGTCAACACGTCGGACAGCCGGGTGCAGCTCACGTGGGATGTCGCCGGATCGCTCGTGCTCAGCGACCGGCAGCGGGAGCGGATCCTCGACAAGCTCGGCCGGCGCCTGGTCGCCGGCACCATCACGGTCACGGTCTCCGAGCAGCGGTCGCAGCTGCGCAACCGGGTCGCCGCGATCGACGGGCTGCGTCAGCTCGTCGCCGACGCGCTCGCGCCCGACGCCGCGCCACGACGTCCGACCCGCCCCACGAAGGGATCCCAGAAGAGGCGCCTCGCGGCCAAGACGCAGCGCTCCGCGACGAAGCTGCAGCGCAAGCGGCCGACCGGAGACTGA
- a CDS encoding LLM class flavin-dependent oxidoreductase, which produces MATKIGFLSFNHWQDVRGSRVRTAQESLLQSIDLAVAAEEIGIDGAYFRVHHFAPQQASPFPLLAAIASRTSRIEIGTGVVDMRYENPLYMAEEAAMTDLISNRRVQLGISRGSPEQVEAGYESFGYVPLDGETDADMARRHTGLFLRALEGEELATAAPQRGIIAGGVAITPQSPGLRERIWWGAGTRATGQWAAEQGMNLMSSTLLSEDTGVPLDVLQAEQIQLFRDGWAAAGHAWEPRVSVSRSIIPIVDDESEMYFGVRSQIEGRDQVGEVGGEKWRFGRSYIGTPERLIEELGKDQAIAAADTLLVTIPNQLGVDFNLRSLAAIKQIGEALGWDRSDVAVGASA; this is translated from the coding sequence ATGGCCACCAAGATCGGCTTCCTGTCGTTCAACCACTGGCAGGACGTGCGGGGATCCCGCGTGCGCACCGCTCAGGAGTCGCTGCTCCAGTCGATCGACCTCGCGGTCGCGGCCGAGGAGATCGGCATCGACGGCGCGTACTTCCGCGTGCACCACTTCGCGCCGCAGCAGGCATCGCCGTTCCCGCTGCTGGCCGCCATCGCGAGCCGCACCAGCCGGATCGAGATCGGCACCGGCGTCGTCGACATGCGCTACGAGAACCCCCTCTACATGGCGGAGGAGGCGGCCATGACCGACCTCATCTCCAACCGCCGGGTGCAGCTCGGCATCAGCCGCGGATCGCCCGAGCAGGTCGAGGCCGGCTACGAGTCGTTCGGCTACGTGCCCCTCGACGGCGAGACCGACGCCGACATGGCCCGCCGCCACACCGGCCTCTTCCTCCGCGCACTCGAGGGCGAGGAGCTCGCGACCGCGGCCCCGCAGCGCGGCATCATCGCGGGCGGTGTCGCGATCACGCCGCAGTCGCCCGGCCTGCGCGAGCGGATCTGGTGGGGCGCCGGCACGCGCGCCACCGGCCAGTGGGCGGCCGAGCAGGGCATGAACCTCATGTCGTCGACGCTCCTCTCCGAGGACACCGGCGTGCCGCTCGACGTGCTGCAGGCCGAGCAGATCCAGCTGTTCCGCGACGGCTGGGCCGCCGCCGGGCACGCGTGGGAGCCGCGCGTGAGCGTGAGCCGCAGCATCATCCCAATCGTGGATGACGAGTCGGAGATGTACTTCGGCGTGCGGTCGCAGATCGAGGGCCGCGACCAGGTGGGCGAGGTCGGCGGCGAGAAGTGGCGCTTCGGCCGCTCCTACATCGGCACCCCGGAGCGCCTCATCGAGGAGCTCGGCAAGGACCAGGCGATCGCCGCGGCCGACACCCTCCTCGTCACGATCCCCAACCAGCTCGGCGTGGACTTCAACCTGCGCTCGCTCGCCGCGATCAAGCAGATCGGGGAGGCGCTGGGGTGGGACCGGTCGGATGTGGCAGTGGGGGCGTCCGCCTGA
- a CDS encoding 3-hydroxyacyl-CoA dehydrogenase, translating to MPDITKVTVLGAGVLGAQIAFQAANHGKTVTSYDVDDAALEAARGRLDAIVAQFVSESGEETRESATAAAAGIILTSDLAASVADADLVIEAVPERLDLKQDVYRRIADAAPERTVFATNSSTLLPSDIADSTGRPDRFLALHFANHVWVQNTAEIMGTERTSPEVFDRVVAFAEEIGMVPIPLKKEQPGYVLNSLLVPLLAAASGLVLTGVADPKTVDTTWRIATGAPLGPFQIFDLIGLRTAYAVSAASDDPGAQAWAAHLKSEYLDKGKLGRESGEGFYTYG from the coding sequence ATGCCCGACATCACGAAGGTCACAGTCCTCGGAGCCGGGGTGCTCGGTGCGCAGATCGCGTTCCAGGCCGCGAACCACGGCAAGACCGTGACGAGCTACGACGTGGACGACGCCGCGCTCGAGGCCGCGCGCGGGCGGCTCGACGCGATCGTCGCGCAGTTCGTGTCCGAGTCCGGCGAGGAGACCCGGGAGTCCGCCACCGCGGCGGCCGCCGGGATCATCCTGACGAGCGATCTCGCCGCCTCCGTCGCCGACGCCGACCTCGTGATCGAGGCCGTCCCCGAGCGCCTCGACCTCAAGCAGGACGTCTACCGCCGCATCGCCGACGCCGCGCCCGAGCGCACGGTCTTCGCGACCAACTCGTCGACGCTGCTCCCGAGCGACATCGCCGACTCCACCGGCCGCCCCGACCGCTTCCTCGCCCTGCACTTCGCGAACCACGTGTGGGTGCAGAACACGGCCGAGATCATGGGCACCGAGCGGACGTCGCCCGAGGTGTTCGACCGGGTCGTCGCGTTCGCGGAGGAGATCGGCATGGTCCCGATCCCGCTGAAGAAGGAGCAGCCCGGCTACGTGCTCAATTCGCTCCTCGTGCCGCTGCTCGCGGCGGCCTCAGGTCTCGTGCTGACGGGCGTCGCGGATCCGAAGACGGTCGACACCACCTGGCGCATCGCGACCGGCGCGCCCCTCGGCCCGTTCCAGATCTTCGACCTCATCGGCCTCCGCACCGCCTACGCGGTCTCCGCCGCGAGCGACGACCCGGGCGCGCAGGCGTGGGCGGCCCACCTCAAGAGCGAGTACCTCGACAAGGGCAAGCTCGGCAGGGAGTCGGGCGAGGGGTTCTACACGTACGGGTGA
- a CDS encoding MMPL family transporter, translating to MASVLYRLGSMAARRAWLVIVSWVVILGIGVGSFLAFAGTLGNSFDIPGTASGAVTDELAQTLPDTAGGTGTVVYRTTDGSAFTAAQEQAISALAASAGDLPGVARVVDPFAVTQQRADQAAQLTSGDAQITAGRSQLDAAQQQLDAGKAQLDAGQQQLTAARQQAVAAGAPAAQIAALDAQQAQLDQQTQALQQQQATVDTNRTQLESGAEQAELGRTLLGLTDGIGVVSADGSTAIVNVSFTDPRLELSEETKESAIAHFQDSPVAGTSVDFATDLAQGVPEIFGIGEVVGLVFAAIVLIVMLGTVIAASLPIVTAVVGVGVGVTASLAFSGIVDMASVTPVLGVMLGLAVGIDYSLFIVNRHRKQMLAGTGVRESIGLANGTSGTAVVFAGSTVIVALLALNITGVPFLALMGTVGAVCVLVAVLVAITLTPAVLGLAGTRVLRKRDRARAAAADPARPQDAAKTLKPMSNARAVLTVLGTVVALLVIAIPSLSMRLGLPDGSSEPAGSTSERAFSTVADEFGEGANGPLLVVADVPAGLADADLLATQVAVAQALHDLDDVVAVAPVANTDDGTVLAFQVLPQEGPNSASTEELVQDIRALPALDGGITLGVAGQAATNIDISEALAAVLPLYLLVVVGLSLLILIVVFRSILLPLIATGGFVLSLFATYGLIVAVFQFGWGASLIGLESSGPILSFLPVILVGILFGLAMDYQLFLASGMREAYVHGAEARLAVVQGFRAGRAVVTAAALIMVSVFGGFVFSESTIIRSIGFGLAFGVLLDAFVVRMLLMPALMHLLGRSAWWLPRWLDRILPDVDIEGAALERTHPHASASAPDLPAGLPADGGHGAHAAPPTASTIEAETAAAPRD from the coding sequence ATGGCGTCAGTGCTGTACCGGCTCGGTTCGATGGCCGCGCGTCGCGCGTGGCTCGTGATCGTCTCGTGGGTGGTGATCCTCGGGATCGGCGTGGGCTCGTTCCTCGCGTTCGCCGGCACCCTCGGCAACAGCTTCGACATCCCCGGCACGGCATCCGGCGCGGTCACCGACGAGCTCGCGCAGACGCTGCCCGACACCGCGGGCGGCACCGGCACGGTCGTCTACCGCACCACCGACGGCTCGGCCTTCACCGCGGCGCAGGAGCAAGCGATCTCCGCACTCGCGGCGAGCGCGGGCGACCTGCCGGGCGTCGCGCGCGTCGTGGATCCGTTCGCCGTCACGCAGCAGCGCGCCGACCAGGCCGCGCAGCTCACCAGCGGCGACGCGCAGATCACCGCGGGCCGCAGCCAGCTCGACGCCGCGCAGCAGCAGCTCGACGCCGGGAAAGCCCAGCTCGACGCGGGCCAGCAGCAGCTCACCGCCGCGCGCCAGCAGGCCGTGGCCGCAGGCGCGCCCGCGGCGCAGATCGCCGCGCTCGACGCGCAGCAGGCCCAGCTCGACCAGCAGACCCAGGCCCTCCAGCAGCAGCAGGCGACCGTCGACACCAATCGCACGCAGCTCGAGTCCGGCGCCGAGCAGGCCGAGCTCGGCCGCACGCTCCTCGGCCTCACGGACGGCATCGGCGTCGTCTCCGCGGACGGCTCGACGGCCATCGTCAACGTCTCCTTCACGGATCCGCGCCTCGAGCTCTCCGAGGAGACCAAGGAGTCCGCGATCGCGCACTTCCAGGACTCCCCCGTCGCCGGCACGAGCGTCGACTTCGCGACCGACCTCGCGCAGGGCGTGCCCGAGATCTTCGGCATCGGCGAGGTCGTCGGCCTGGTCTTCGCGGCCATCGTGCTCATCGTGATGCTCGGCACCGTCATCGCCGCGTCGCTCCCCATCGTCACCGCGGTGGTGGGCGTGGGCGTCGGCGTCACGGCCTCGCTCGCGTTCTCGGGGATCGTCGACATGGCGTCGGTGACCCCGGTGCTGGGCGTGATGCTCGGCCTCGCGGTCGGCATCGACTACTCCCTCTTCATCGTCAACCGGCACCGGAAGCAGATGCTCGCCGGCACGGGCGTGCGGGAGTCGATCGGGCTCGCGAACGGCACGTCGGGCACGGCGGTCGTGTTCGCGGGATCCACCGTCATCGTCGCGCTCCTCGCGCTCAACATCACGGGCGTGCCGTTCCTCGCGCTGATGGGCACGGTCGGCGCGGTGTGCGTGCTCGTCGCCGTGCTCGTCGCGATCACGCTCACGCCCGCGGTGCTCGGCCTCGCCGGGACGCGCGTGCTGCGGAAGCGCGATCGCGCCCGCGCGGCGGCCGCCGACCCGGCCCGCCCGCAGGACGCCGCGAAGACCCTGAAGCCCATGTCGAACGCGCGCGCCGTGCTCACGGTGCTCGGCACGGTCGTCGCCCTGCTCGTGATCGCGATCCCGAGCCTGTCGATGCGGCTCGGCCTGCCCGACGGATCCAGCGAGCCGGCCGGATCCACCAGCGAGCGCGCCTTCTCGACGGTCGCCGACGAGTTCGGCGAGGGCGCCAACGGCCCGCTGCTCGTGGTCGCCGACGTGCCGGCCGGCCTCGCCGACGCGGACCTCCTCGCCACGCAGGTCGCCGTCGCGCAGGCGCTGCACGACCTCGACGACGTGGTCGCCGTGGCGCCCGTCGCCAACACCGACGACGGCACCGTGCTCGCGTTCCAGGTGCTCCCGCAGGAGGGCCCGAACAGCGCGTCGACGGAGGAGCTCGTGCAGGACATCCGCGCGCTGCCCGCGCTCGACGGCGGGATCACGCTCGGCGTCGCCGGGCAGGCCGCCACCAACATCGACATCTCGGAGGCGCTGGCCGCCGTGCTGCCGCTCTACCTGCTCGTGGTCGTGGGCCTGTCGCTGCTGATCCTGATCGTGGTGTTCCGCTCGATCCTCCTGCCGCTCATCGCGACCGGCGGGTTCGTGCTCTCGCTGTTCGCGACCTACGGCCTCATCGTCGCCGTGTTCCAGTTCGGCTGGGGCGCGAGCCTCATCGGGCTGGAGAGCAGCGGCCCGATCCTCAGCTTCCTGCCGGTGATCCTCGTCGGGATCCTGTTCGGCCTCGCCATGGACTACCAGCTGTTCCTCGCGAGCGGCATGCGCGAGGCGTACGTGCACGGCGCCGAGGCGCGGCTCGCGGTGGTGCAGGGGTTCCGGGCCGGGCGCGCGGTCGTCACGGCGGCGGCGCTGATCATGGTCTCGGTGTTCGGCGGGTTCGTCTTCTCCGAGTCGACGATCATCCGCTCGATCGGCTTCGGCCTCGCGTTCGGCGTGCTGCTCGACGCCTTCGTGGTGCGGATGCTGCTGATGCCCGCGCTCATGCACCTGCTGGGCCGCTCGGCCTGGTGGCTGCCGCGCTGGCTCGACCGGATCCTGCCGGACGTCGACATCGAGGGCGCCGCGCTCGAGCGCACGCACCCGCACGCGTCGGCGTCGGCGCCGGATCTCCCGGCCGGCCTCCCGGCGGACGGCGGGCACGGCGCGCACGCGGCCCCGCCCACGGCGTCCACCATCGAAGCCGAGACGGCGGCGGCCCCGCGCGACTGA
- a CDS encoding TetR/AcrR family transcriptional regulator, translating into MNEHRTGRVRSEAAREAILGATVRLIHAVGYDHLTIEGVAKEAGVGKQTIYRWWPSRGALIAECMTEGRLMPVEFAVPDTGDLLADIERWLTHVLAEIDAPTGGPLVRSLVAAAAEDAAVGDSLSASLGVDRDLSERLASGIRAGQLPADAPVDELGQAILGVIVLRVLGRKGDHAESVTRLVRFVLGGGGA; encoded by the coding sequence GTGAACGAGCACCGAACCGGACGGGTCCGCAGCGAAGCAGCCCGCGAGGCGATCCTCGGCGCGACCGTGCGCCTCATCCACGCCGTCGGCTACGACCACCTCACGATCGAGGGCGTCGCTAAGGAGGCCGGCGTCGGCAAGCAGACGATCTACCGGTGGTGGCCGTCGCGCGGCGCGCTCATCGCCGAGTGCATGACCGAGGGCCGCCTGATGCCCGTGGAGTTCGCCGTGCCCGACACGGGTGACCTCCTCGCCGACATCGAGCGCTGGCTCACCCACGTGCTCGCTGAGATCGACGCGCCCACCGGCGGTCCGCTCGTGCGCTCGCTCGTGGCCGCCGCCGCCGAGGACGCGGCCGTGGGCGACAGCCTGAGCGCGAGCCTCGGCGTCGACCGCGACCTGTCCGAGCGCCTGGCCTCGGGGATCCGCGCGGGCCAGCTCCCCGCCGACGCGCCCGTCGACGAGCTCGGCCAGGCGATCCTCGGCGTCATCGTGCTGCGCGTGCTCGGCCGCAAGGGCGACCACGCGGAGAGCGTGACGCGGCTGGTGCGGTTCGTGCTGGGTGGCGGCGGCGCCTAG
- a CDS encoding phosphatase PAP2 family protein translates to MSETPRRRPLDPLDPADQGVAGELRRDRFLGGRDLTRWATPIGRALVRLVQRIVRALGPYAALVITLLVGLVLAFGLVAIAGQVYDNVTDADGVAGLDRPLLAFMIGIRTPWLNDAATAYTDVAGVVGMPIIAVVTMLFLAVRRRSWTPVILVLAAGGGSLLLTIAGKDIIDRARPALADAVPPYETSPSFPSGHTLNAVAIAGILAYLLLLRQHRRATRVLSVAVAVIFALTIGATRVYLGHHWFTDVLAAFFLGGAWLSLVITAHRLYLTARRPDAASVVGAR, encoded by the coding sequence ATGAGCGAGACCCCGAGGCGCCGGCCCCTCGATCCCCTCGACCCCGCCGACCAGGGCGTCGCGGGCGAGCTCCGCCGCGACCGCTTCCTCGGCGGCCGTGACCTCACGCGCTGGGCCACCCCGATCGGCCGCGCGCTGGTGCGGCTCGTGCAGCGGATCGTGCGGGCGCTCGGCCCGTACGCGGCCCTAGTCATCACGCTGCTGGTGGGCCTCGTGCTCGCGTTCGGACTGGTCGCGATCGCCGGGCAGGTCTACGACAACGTGACCGACGCCGACGGGGTCGCCGGCCTCGACCGGCCGCTCCTCGCCTTCATGATCGGCATCCGCACGCCGTGGCTGAACGACGCGGCGACCGCGTACACGGACGTCGCAGGCGTCGTCGGCATGCCGATCATCGCCGTGGTCACGATGCTGTTCCTCGCGGTGCGCCGCCGCTCGTGGACCCCGGTCATCCTCGTGCTCGCGGCCGGCGGCGGATCCCTGCTGCTCACCATCGCGGGCAAGGACATCATCGACCGCGCCCGCCCCGCGCTCGCCGATGCGGTGCCGCCGTACGAGACGTCGCCGTCGTTCCCGAGCGGCCACACGCTCAACGCGGTGGCGATCGCCGGGATCCTCGCCTACCTGCTCCTCCTCCGCCAGCACCGCCGCGCGACCCGCGTGCTCTCGGTCGCGGTCGCCGTGATCTTCGCCCTGACCATCGGCGCCACCCGCGTGTACCTCGGCCACCACTGGTTCACCGACGTGCTCGCGGCCTTCTTCCTCGGCGGCGCGTGGCTGTCGCTGGTGATCACGGCGCATCGGCTGTACCTGACGGCGCGGCGGCCGGACGCGGCGTCGGTCGTCGGGGCCCGGTGA
- a CDS encoding LysE family translocator, with product MITLTAASAMAVVALGMVLTPGPNMMYLVSRSISQGRRAGLVSLAGTGLGFVIYMTMANVGLAAVFVVVPWLYTGLKVAGAAYLLWLAYSTLRPGGSSVFDTRDLPRDSTAKLFRMGLVTNLLNPKAAIMYLALIPQFVDQGAGDVVAQGFQLGAVQILVSMAVNAGIVLAAGSIAVFLRGRPRWMRWQRWATGGLLGAVGVKLAVEAPAPA from the coding sequence ATGATCACCCTGACCGCCGCATCCGCCATGGCCGTCGTCGCCCTCGGCATGGTCCTCACTCCGGGCCCGAACATGATGTACCTGGTCTCGCGCAGCATCAGCCAGGGGCGTCGCGCGGGGCTCGTCTCGCTGGCCGGCACCGGTCTCGGCTTCGTCATCTACATGACGATGGCCAACGTCGGCCTGGCCGCGGTCTTCGTCGTGGTGCCGTGGCTATACACGGGGCTCAAGGTCGCCGGCGCGGCCTACCTGCTGTGGCTCGCGTACTCGACGCTGCGACCGGGCGGCTCCTCCGTCTTCGACACGCGGGACCTGCCGCGCGACTCCACCGCGAAGCTCTTCCGCATGGGGCTGGTCACGAACCTGCTCAACCCGAAGGCCGCGATCATGTACCTCGCGCTCATCCCGCAGTTCGTCGACCAGGGCGCGGGCGACGTCGTTGCGCAGGGCTTCCAGCTCGGGGCGGTGCAGATCTTGGTGAGCATGGCGGTCAATGCGGGGATCGTCCTCGCGGCCGGCTCGATCGCCGTCTTCCTGCGGGGCCGACCGCGGTGGATGCGCTGGCAGCGCTGGGCCACCGGCGGGCTCCTCGGGGCGGTCGGCGTGAAGCTCGCCGTCGAGGCGCCAGCGCCGGCCTAG
- a CDS encoding Gfo/Idh/MocA family protein — translation MTTSDRRPGAADGPASDRLPVVVVGAGVMGALWIRMLADSPHAALVGVVDLDVPLAESAVRAAGLEGIAVGASVAEVAAHSGARAVINVTVPQAHRVVNEQALRAGLPVLCEKPLAPTVAEALRQVALADITGGLLMVSQSRRYFTHLTAFREAVAQVGPLAVVHAQFLHEDHEPGFREQMAHPLLVDMSIHHFDQLRYATGEEPVAVRCSSWNPPWSWFAGDAAATADFELASGARFAYVGSRCTPGMPTSWNADWRAYGERGAARWDGDEVVGLDVAGGRFDVPEHPEGIAASLEEFVGSLRAGTSPPTEVRHNVLSLAMVEGAIRSSERGGERVVIADLLEDALAQAIADERSADVADLLRSWTSAADGIRSPAWGSAPAATPSAPTAPRDAR, via the coding sequence ATGACCACGTCCGATCGCCGACCGGGGGCCGCCGACGGACCCGCATCCGACCGCCTGCCCGTCGTCGTGGTGGGCGCCGGCGTGATGGGCGCGCTGTGGATCCGCATGCTCGCCGATTCCCCGCACGCCGCGCTAGTGGGCGTCGTCGACCTCGACGTGCCGCTCGCGGAGTCCGCCGTGCGCGCCGCGGGGCTCGAGGGGATCGCCGTGGGCGCGTCCGTCGCCGAGGTCGCCGCACACTCCGGCGCCCGGGCCGTGATCAACGTGACCGTGCCGCAGGCGCACCGCGTCGTCAACGAGCAGGCACTCCGCGCGGGCCTGCCGGTCCTGTGCGAGAAGCCGCTCGCGCCGACCGTCGCGGAGGCGCTGCGCCAGGTCGCGCTCGCCGACATCACCGGCGGACTCCTGATGGTCAGCCAGTCGCGCCGCTACTTCACCCACCTCACGGCGTTCCGCGAGGCGGTCGCGCAGGTCGGGCCGCTCGCGGTCGTGCACGCGCAGTTCCTGCACGAGGATCACGAGCCCGGCTTCCGCGAGCAGATGGCGCATCCGCTGCTCGTCGACATGTCCATCCACCACTTCGACCAGCTCCGGTACGCGACGGGCGAGGAGCCCGTGGCCGTGCGCTGCAGCTCGTGGAACCCGCCGTGGAGCTGGTTCGCGGGCGACGCCGCGGCCACCGCCGACTTCGAGCTCGCGTCCGGTGCCCGGTTCGCGTACGTCGGCAGCCGCTGCACACCCGGCATGCCCACGTCGTGGAACGCCGACTGGCGTGCGTACGGCGAGCGCGGCGCCGCGCGCTGGGACGGCGACGAGGTCGTCGGGCTCGACGTCGCGGGCGGCCGGTTCGACGTGCCCGAGCACCCCGAGGGCATCGCCGCGTCGCTCGAGGAGTTCGTCGGATCCCTCCGCGCCGGCACGAGCCCGCCGACGGAGGTGCGGCACAACGTGCTCAGCCTCGCGATGGTGGAGGGCGCGATCCGCAGCAGCGAGCGGGGCGGCGAGCGCGTCGTCATCGCCGACCTGCTCGAGGACGCGCTCGCCCAGGCGATCGCCGACGAGCGGAGCGCCGACGTCGCCGACCTGCTCCGCTCGTGGACGAGCGCGGCGGACGGCATCCGCAGCCCGGCCTGGGGATCCGCGCCCGCCGCCACCCCGTCCGCTCCGACCGCCCCGCGCGACGCCCGCTGA
- a CDS encoding Txe/YoeB family addiction module toxin — translation MSRQLAFDADGWDDYTYWQGQDRKTLKRINALIRDVMRDPFEGPGKPEPLKHILSGAWSRRIDEANRLVYLVTDTHIVILQARDHY, via the coding sequence GTGAGCCGGCAGCTCGCCTTCGACGCCGACGGCTGGGACGACTACACCTACTGGCAGGGCCAGGATCGCAAGACCCTCAAGCGGATCAACGCTCTGATCCGCGATGTGATGCGCGATCCGTTCGAAGGGCCCGGCAAACCCGAGCCCCTGAAGCACATCCTCTCGGGCGCGTGGTCGCGGCGCATCGACGAGGCGAATCGCCTGGTGTACCTGGTCACGGACACGCACATCGTGATCCTCCAAGCGCGCGACCACTACTAG
- a CDS encoding DUF2200 domain-containing protein has translation MHRIYTTPFASVHVLYVKKVERKGRTRAEVDEAITWLTGFDQAELQRHLDVETTFQDFFAAAHLTPLADQVRGVICGVRIEEIEDPLMKEIRILDKLVDEIARGRPMQKVLRG, from the coding sequence ATGCACCGCATCTACACGACGCCGTTCGCGTCGGTCCACGTGCTCTACGTGAAGAAGGTCGAACGCAAGGGCCGCACGCGCGCGGAGGTCGACGAGGCGATCACCTGGCTCACCGGCTTCGACCAGGCCGAGCTCCAGCGCCACCTCGACGTGGAGACGACCTTCCAGGACTTCTTCGCGGCGGCTCACCTCACCCCGCTCGCCGACCAGGTGCGCGGCGTGATCTGCGGCGTCCGCATCGAGGAGATCGAGGACCCGCTGATGAAGGAGATCCGGATCCTCGACAAGCTCGTCGACGAGATCGCGCGCGGCCGGCCGATGCAGAAGGTGCTGCGGGGCTAG
- a CDS encoding type II toxin-antitoxin system Phd/YefM family antitoxin, whose translation MSAITASDARRNLFGLIQQVNDDHSPVEVVSKHGNAVLISKDDFDAITETAYLLRNAKGAQRLLGALERARRGEFETHELIDE comes from the coding sequence ATGTCCGCCATCACCGCATCCGACGCGCGTCGGAACCTGTTCGGCCTCATCCAGCAGGTCAACGACGATCACTCCCCCGTGGAGGTCGTCTCGAAGCACGGCAACGCCGTGTTGATCTCGAAGGACGACTTCGACGCGATCACGGAGACGGCCTACCTGCTCCGGAACGCGAAGGGCGCGCAGCGGCTGCTGGGCGCCCTGGAGCGGGCACGCCGAGGCGAGTTCGAGACGCACGAGCTGATCGACGAGTGA
- a CDS encoding DUF2283 domain-containing protein, which yields MRVTYDAVADAAYVELAGPLGDGEAATTIHSISTPGGRGEVALDFDADGRLLGIEVLHASAVLPAAVLAEAVRIG from the coding sequence ATGCGGGTCACGTACGACGCGGTGGCGGACGCCGCGTACGTCGAGCTCGCAGGTCCGCTCGGCGACGGTGAGGCGGCCACGACGATCCACTCGATCTCGACGCCCGGCGGCCGCGGCGAGGTCGCCCTCGACTTCGACGCCGACGGCCGCCTGCTCGGCATCGAGGTGCTGCACGCGAGCGCGGTGCTGCCGGCGGCGGTGCTCGCGGAGGCCGTGCGGATCGGCTAG